A region from the Conexibacter woesei Iso977N genome encodes:
- a CDS encoding alpha-(1->3)-arabinofuranosyltransferase domain-containing protein: protein MVAIVQRPGELVADTKVNLYLDPGRFLGDVLSLWSPTVDLGHVWAGQYAGYAWPMAPWFWLGDELGIPTWLVHRLWLGTLLALAGWGVVRLLDALLGPERRRGAMHLAAAVLFVVNPYVATYFARQSIALLAYASLPWLLLCVQRGLREPRGWRWPIAFALVLSSAGGGVNAGLTGWVLLGPLLLVLYGLWLRDVAWSDVRSFLVRLVPVAVVANLWWVVPLGLASRAAPDFLAFTEQPGTIWGTTSLSESMRLLGFWGTYVGTGFGGALRPYQGTGPVLLLALPVVLAGLVTPALSLSAFVVTKRWRYAPFFLVLTLAGLVVMTAGWPEGTPMRHLVTGVYYHVSLVQFLRTTYKAGALTALGLAGLGGAAFGYAWARWRGVAVRGGIAGAAVALLVVSCWPLVTGRAVEGQLRFKVPPAYDKLAADLDRRPDATRAAVFPGQLFAFYKWGGTVDPVLPALTKHMVSERWIIPFADRRSSDLQFGVDALVTQERLTPGQLPPLLSLMGVGDVVLAADGDRAYSGEMPAADAVRALSGLGKAVPYGRTVTARGDAGSLGGDARVPQLQRIPLRGNSTVQVLPRGSEQVVDGAADGIESMASFGALDPLRALAYGPDLGAAGIRSAERSGASFVVADGNRRRAFVAARSRGQTGPTLTAGNDISQDGTILDPFGAASEPGAAARETVAVYGGGITDVTAPASPQVTQLPDQRPFAALDGDTTTAWIADRHLVPVRPDLTVTLDRPRDIQTIDLMPYGDSRGRVRAVTVNGRRFPVKSGWNRLSVNLRGARSVVVHLADVTRPRHGNAGAGGIRELWIPGIRATESLRPPTDVEDALRGTDIQHNAFSYILNRTTADVPYARGRYTGERGAGELRDATDPEAQLRRIVTPPAARNYKVSAWATVDPRTADSELDRLTGTPDLIHADSSSRFENRGRYRASGAFDAGGGRDWIGQWIPGRPAWVAWTAGRTETVRSFALVPARAVVREPTKVALSAGGRRVVANVGSGGFVKLPRAVTGRRFRLDVLAAKFPAGTPARDRQRRAVGIGTISGVGPSVLGPEHARSRGTVALPCGIASVRVGARDVPLGGRVDRAALDAGRPLRLRGCGGGVAIPARATTITGVAGTPLRVDALRLTSAAPAPRGGASFQQISVVSDRTHARISESGPAWLVLGQSYDKHWKATCDGRDLGAPVPMQGYANAWPIRDASCRVVFTYGLQRAANVASIVSLVACLLLLVLLLAAAWIARKRVSTFAVADLPLPEVPQPRPLGRAILLALVPAIVVAGGFGLRAGVVAGPVLVLILWRGLPDVLLGRIAAALLIVGVPIAYVVVQITQHEHHLSGNDTKYPLDRIAGHWMTLAGLLLLSVIAWRQLAAARRRDRVASGS from the coding sequence GTGGTCGCCATCGTCCAGCGTCCGGGCGAGCTGGTGGCCGACACGAAGGTCAACTTGTACCTCGACCCAGGCCGGTTCCTGGGCGACGTCCTGTCGTTGTGGAGCCCGACGGTCGACCTCGGCCACGTCTGGGCCGGGCAGTACGCGGGCTACGCGTGGCCGATGGCGCCGTGGTTCTGGCTCGGCGACGAGCTCGGGATCCCGACGTGGCTCGTGCACCGGCTGTGGCTCGGGACGCTGCTCGCGCTGGCGGGCTGGGGCGTGGTCCGGCTGCTGGACGCCCTCCTCGGCCCGGAGCGCCGGCGCGGCGCGATGCACCTGGCCGCCGCTGTCCTGTTCGTCGTCAACCCCTACGTGGCGACCTACTTCGCGCGCCAGTCGATCGCGCTGCTGGCCTACGCGTCGCTGCCGTGGCTGCTGCTGTGCGTCCAGCGCGGCCTGCGCGAGCCGCGCGGCTGGCGCTGGCCGATCGCGTTCGCGCTCGTCCTCAGCAGCGCGGGCGGCGGCGTCAACGCCGGGCTGACCGGCTGGGTGCTGTTGGGGCCCTTGCTGCTCGTGTTGTACGGGTTGTGGCTGCGCGACGTGGCCTGGTCCGACGTCCGGTCGTTCCTGGTGCGGTTGGTCCCGGTCGCGGTCGTGGCGAACCTGTGGTGGGTCGTGCCGCTGGGGCTGGCCTCACGCGCGGCGCCGGACTTCCTGGCCTTCACCGAGCAGCCCGGGACGATCTGGGGCACGACCTCGCTGAGCGAGTCGATGCGTCTGCTCGGGTTCTGGGGGACGTACGTCGGGACCGGCTTCGGCGGCGCGCTGCGGCCCTACCAGGGCACCGGCCCGGTGTTGTTGTTGGCCTTGCCGGTGGTCCTGGCGGGGCTCGTGACGCCCGCGCTGTCGCTGAGCGCGTTCGTGGTCACCAAGCGCTGGCGCTACGCGCCGTTCTTCCTGGTGTTGACGCTCGCCGGGCTCGTCGTGATGACCGCCGGCTGGCCCGAGGGGACGCCGATGCGCCACCTCGTCACCGGCGTCTACTACCACGTGTCGCTGGTCCAATTCCTGCGCACGACCTACAAGGCGGGGGCCCTGACCGCGCTGGGCCTGGCCGGGCTCGGCGGCGCGGCGTTCGGCTACGCCTGGGCGCGCTGGCGCGGCGTGGCCGTCCGCGGCGGGATCGCGGGCGCGGCGGTCGCGTTGTTGGTGGTGTCGTGCTGGCCGCTGGTGACCGGCCGGGCGGTCGAGGGGCAGTTGCGGTTCAAGGTGCCGCCGGCCTACGACAAGCTCGCCGCCGATCTCGACAGGCGGCCGGACGCCACGCGCGCCGCGGTCTTCCCGGGCCAGCTGTTCGCGTTCTACAAGTGGGGCGGCACGGTCGACCCGGTGCTCCCGGCGCTGACCAAGCACATGGTGTCGGAGCGCTGGATCATCCCGTTCGCCGACCGGCGCTCGTCGGACCTGCAGTTCGGCGTCGACGCGCTGGTCACGCAGGAGCGCCTGACGCCGGGCCAGCTCCCGCCGTTGTTGTCGTTGATGGGCGTCGGCGACGTGGTCCTCGCCGCCGACGGCGACCGCGCCTACAGCGGTGAGATGCCGGCCGCCGACGCGGTCCGGGCGCTGAGCGGGCTCGGGAAGGCGGTGCCGTACGGCAGGACCGTGACGGCGCGCGGCGACGCCGGCTCGCTGGGCGGCGACGCGCGCGTCCCGCAGCTGCAGCGGATCCCGCTGAGGGGCAACTCGACCGTCCAGGTGCTCCCGCGCGGCAGCGAGCAGGTCGTCGACGGCGCGGCCGACGGGATCGAGTCGATGGCGTCGTTCGGCGCGCTCGACCCGCTGCGCGCGCTGGCCTACGGGCCGGACCTCGGTGCCGCCGGGATCCGCAGCGCCGAGCGCTCCGGCGCGTCGTTCGTGGTCGCCGACGGCAACCGGCGGCGCGCGTTCGTCGCGGCGCGCTCGCGCGGGCAGACCGGGCCGACGCTGACCGCGGGCAACGACATCTCCCAGGACGGCACGATCCTCGACCCGTTCGGCGCCGCCAGCGAGCCGGGCGCGGCGGCGCGCGAGACCGTCGCGGTCTACGGCGGCGGGATCACCGACGTCACCGCGCCCGCGTCGCCGCAGGTCACGCAGCTCCCCGACCAGCGGCCGTTCGCGGCGCTCGACGGCGACACGACCACCGCCTGGATCGCCGACCGCCACCTCGTCCCGGTCCGGCCGGACCTGACGGTCACGCTCGACCGGCCGCGCGACATCCAGACGATCGACCTGATGCCCTACGGCGACTCGCGCGGCCGGGTGCGCGCGGTCACGGTCAACGGCAGGCGCTTCCCCGTCAAGTCAGGGTGGAACCGGCTGAGCGTGAACCTGCGCGGCGCGCGGTCGGTCGTCGTGCACCTCGCCGACGTCACGCGGCCCAGGCACGGCAACGCGGGGGCGGGCGGGATCCGGGAGCTGTGGATCCCCGGCATCAGGGCGACCGAGTCGCTGCGCCCGCCGACCGACGTCGAGGACGCGCTGCGCGGGACCGACATCCAGCACAACGCGTTCTCCTACATCCTGAACCGCACGACCGCCGACGTGCCGTACGCGCGCGGCCGCTACACCGGCGAGCGCGGCGCGGGCGAGCTGCGCGACGCCACCGACCCGGAGGCGCAGCTGCGGCGGATCGTGACGCCGCCGGCGGCGCGCAACTACAAGGTCTCCGCCTGGGCGACCGTCGATCCGCGCACCGCGGACTCCGAGCTGGATCGCCTCACCGGCACGCCTGACCTGATCCACGCCGACTCCTCCTCGCGCTTCGAGAACCGCGGCCGCTACCGCGCGTCGGGGGCGTTCGACGCGGGCGGTGGGCGGGACTGGATCGGGCAGTGGATCCCGGGGCGCCCGGCGTGGGTCGCGTGGACCGCGGGCCGGACGGAGACCGTGCGGAGCTTCGCGCTGGTCCCGGCGCGCGCCGTCGTGCGCGAGCCGACGAAGGTCGCGCTGTCGGCGGGCGGCAGGCGGGTCGTGGCCAACGTCGGCTCCGGCGGCTTCGTGAAGCTCCCGCGCGCGGTGACCGGGCGGCGGTTCCGGCTCGACGTCCTCGCGGCGAAGTTCCCGGCGGGGACGCCCGCGCGTGACCGGCAGCGGCGCGCGGTGGGGATCGGCACGATCTCCGGTGTCGGGCCCAGCGTCCTCGGGCCGGAGCATGCGCGGTCGCGCGGCACGGTCGCGCTGCCGTGCGGGATCGCGAGCGTGAGGGTCGGCGCGCGGGACGTCCCGCTGGGCGGGCGCGTCGACCGCGCCGCGCTCGACGCCGGGCGGCCGCTGAGGCTGCGAGGCTGCGGCGGCGGCGTCGCGATCCCGGCGCGGGCGACGACGATCACGGGCGTAGCCGGGACGCCGTTGCGGGTCGACGCGCTGAGGCTCACCTCGGCCGCGCCCGCGCCGCGCGGCGGTGCCTCGTTCCAGCAGATCTCCGTCGTGTCCGACAGGACGCACGCGAGGATCTCCGAGTCCGGTCCCGCGTGGCTCGTCCTCGGCCAGTCCTACGACAAGCACTGGAAGGCGACCTGCGACGGGCGCGACCTCGGCGCGCCGGTGCCGATGCAGGGCTACGCGAACGCGTGGCCGATCCGGGACGCGTCGTGCAGGGTCGTGTTCACCTACGGGTTGCAGAGGGCGGCGAACGTGGCGTCGATCGTCTCGCTCGTCGCGTGCCTGTTGTTGTTGGTGCTGTTGCTGGCCGCGGCGTGGATCGCGCGCAAGCGCGTGAGCACGTTCGCGGTCGCCGACCTGCCGCTGCCGGAGGTGCCGCAGCCGCGGCCGCTGGGCCGCGCGATCCTCCTGGCGCTCGTGCCCGCGATCGTCGTGGCGGGCGGCTTCGGCCTGCGCGCGGGCGTCGTGGCGGGGCCGGTCCTGGTGCTGATCCTGTGGCGCGGGCTGCCGGACGTCCTGCTCGGGCGGATCGCGGCGGCGCTGCTGATCGTGGGCGTCCCGATCGCCTACGTCGTGGTCCAGATCACCCAGCACGAGCACCATCTGTCGGGCAACGACACCAAGTACCCGCTGGACCGGATCGCCGGGCACTGGATGACGCTGGCCGGGCTGCTGCTGCTCTCCGTCATCGCGTGGCGGCAGCTGGCGGCGGCGCGCAGGCGCGATCGCGTAGCGTCTGGGTCGTGA
- a CDS encoding O-antigen ligase family protein, which produces MRSPLPTTRRPAAAAGLALLALAAPTVLAFFKGGYFDGPRDVALALTGLLLAACALLLPVRALWPRNRHAQLALLAFAGLTAWTAWSTRWAPLNDNAWATFERDALYLGALVVAVATLRYVPRAVEPALAAGALVVVGYGLLGRLIPDVVHAAPSISAGGRLDQPLTYWNAMGALGALGFVLSARIAGDDTRPAPHRALAAAAAVPLAVAIYLTFSRGALAATAAGLVVLLALAPSYTQLRAAAIAVEAGIIGCAVAAAAPAVRTLHGAHPALQGLAVLVALLALMGLAAFVQLWACRDERVGASRLGRLPLPPHHGWVAALLVAAMLVVPVAVAAGSDAPSASSDPRFGASTSRLASTDSPRYHYWKVAIDTFADHPLKGVGAGGFAVRWLEDRPVRQPAQDAHSLEIETLAELGIVGGLLLVLMGAGIALASRDAIRDLGAATVAGPIAALSAYAFHGAIDWDWEMPALTLVGVALAGALLAASDADGDRA; this is translated from the coding sequence ATGCGCTCGCCCCTCCCCACCACGCGGCGGCCTGCCGCCGCGGCGGGCCTGGCGCTGCTGGCCCTTGCCGCGCCCACCGTCCTGGCCTTCTTCAAGGGCGGCTACTTCGACGGACCGCGCGACGTCGCGCTCGCGCTGACGGGCCTGCTGCTGGCCGCCTGTGCGCTGCTGCTGCCGGTCCGCGCGCTGTGGCCGCGCAACCGCCACGCGCAGCTCGCGCTGCTGGCGTTCGCCGGGCTGACGGCCTGGACCGCGTGGTCGACGCGCTGGGCGCCGCTGAACGACAACGCCTGGGCGACGTTCGAGCGCGACGCGCTCTACCTCGGCGCGCTGGTCGTCGCGGTCGCGACGCTGCGCTACGTCCCGCGCGCGGTCGAGCCGGCGCTGGCGGCGGGCGCGCTGGTCGTCGTCGGCTACGGCCTGCTCGGGCGGCTGATCCCGGACGTCGTGCACGCCGCGCCGTCGATCAGCGCCGGCGGGCGCCTCGACCAGCCGCTGACCTACTGGAACGCGATGGGCGCGCTCGGCGCGCTCGGCTTCGTGCTGTCGGCGCGGATCGCCGGCGACGACACGCGCCCTGCGCCGCACCGGGCGCTGGCCGCCGCCGCGGCGGTCCCGCTCGCGGTCGCGATCTACCTGACGTTCAGCCGCGGCGCGCTGGCCGCGACGGCCGCGGGCCTCGTCGTCCTGCTGGCGCTCGCGCCGTCCTACACGCAGCTGCGCGCGGCGGCGATCGCGGTCGAGGCGGGGATCATCGGCTGCGCGGTGGCCGCCGCGGCGCCCGCGGTCCGGACGCTGCACGGCGCGCATCCCGCGCTGCAGGGCCTCGCCGTCCTGGTCGCGCTGCTGGCGCTGATGGGCCTGGCGGCGTTCGTGCAGCTGTGGGCGTGCCGCGACGAGCGCGTCGGCGCGTCCCGGCTCGGGCGCCTGCCGCTGCCGCCCCACCACGGCTGGGTCGCGGCGCTGCTGGTCGCGGCGATGCTCGTGGTCCCGGTGGCTGTCGCCGCGGGCAGCGACGCGCCGTCAGCCTCCAGCGACCCGCGCTTCGGCGCCTCGACGAGCCGCCTGGCGTCGACCGACTCGCCGCGCTACCACTACTGGAAGGTCGCGATCGACACGTTCGCCGACCATCCCCTCAAGGGCGTCGGCGCGGGCGGCTTCGCGGTCCGCTGGCTCGAGGACCGCCCGGTCCGCCAGCCCGCGCAGGACGCGCACTCACTCGAGATCGAGACGCTCGCCGAGCTCGGCATCGTCGGCGGGTTGTTGTTGGTCTTGATGGGCGCCGGGATCGCGCTGGCGTCACGCGACGCGATCCGCGACCTCGGCGCCGCCACGGTCGCCGGCCCGATCGCGGCGCTGAGCGCCTACGCGTTCCACGGCGCGATCGACTGGGACTGGGAGATGCCGGCCCTGACGCTCGTCGGCGTCGCCCTGGCGGGCGCGCTGCTGGCGGCGTCGGACGCCGACGGCGACCGCGCCTGA
- a CDS encoding glycosyltransferase family 39 protein, translated as MRRLPRFEARLLAIAALALFVRLLYTGLNRKYPVIGDALTFYKDAAHLANGEGFRRATENIPTAEHPPLHIVVLATIDKLGGYGTLAQKFVLCFVGTGTVVAIGYLARRVAGPRAGLIAAGIAAIYPLLWVIDGSLMSETEYALLITLTLLAAYGYLDRPSWKRAALLGGAITLCAYTRGEAVGLLVILVLPLAYRAQPTWGGRLKMVAVVFATFAVLLAPWQIRNFSTFKDPVWISDNGEGVWVGANCHGSYYGKLTGSWDYSCFGHRAAGDESQFSEDYRQRGIQYAKDHSGRIPYVMLIRLLREFDFYRPLQSAILMSTEGRSYEVAKWGIRAYWLLLPFSIAGAVLLRRRRDTLVILMAPVILGVAVAAVVYGSTRFRVIMEPVLVVLGGVAMDALWSWIAARRQARSPSASDAASSAPARATPTSVRAGISQSQSIAPWNA; from the coding sequence ATGCGCCGGCTCCCACGGTTCGAAGCACGACTCCTGGCGATCGCCGCGCTGGCCCTGTTCGTCCGCCTGCTCTACACCGGCCTGAACCGCAAGTACCCGGTGATCGGGGACGCCCTGACGTTCTACAAGGACGCGGCGCACCTCGCCAACGGCGAGGGGTTCCGCCGTGCGACCGAGAACATCCCGACGGCCGAGCACCCGCCGCTGCACATCGTGGTGCTGGCGACGATCGACAAGCTCGGCGGCTACGGCACGCTGGCCCAGAAGTTCGTCCTGTGCTTCGTCGGGACCGGGACGGTCGTCGCGATCGGCTACCTGGCGCGCCGCGTCGCCGGCCCGCGCGCGGGCCTGATCGCCGCCGGCATCGCCGCGATCTACCCGCTGCTCTGGGTGATCGACGGCTCGCTCATGAGCGAGACCGAGTACGCGCTGCTGATCACGCTGACGCTGCTGGCGGCCTACGGCTACCTCGACCGCCCGAGCTGGAAGCGCGCGGCGCTGCTCGGCGGCGCGATCACGCTGTGCGCGTACACGCGCGGCGAGGCGGTCGGGTTGCTGGTGATCCTCGTGCTGCCGCTGGCCTACCGCGCGCAGCCGACGTGGGGCGGGCGGCTGAAGATGGTCGCGGTGGTCTTCGCGACGTTCGCCGTGCTGCTGGCGCCGTGGCAGATCCGGAACTTCTCGACGTTCAAGGACCCGGTCTGGATCTCCGACAACGGCGAGGGCGTGTGGGTCGGTGCCAATTGCCATGGGTCGTACTACGGCAAGCTGACCGGCTCGTGGGACTACTCGTGCTTCGGGCATCGCGCAGCGGGCGACGAGTCCCAGTTCTCAGAGGATTACCGGCAACGCGGGATCCAGTACGCCAAGGACCACTCTGGCCGGATCCCGTACGTGATGCTGATCCGGCTGCTGCGCGAGTTCGACTTCTACCGGCCGCTGCAGTCCGCGATCCTGATGTCGACCGAGGGGCGGTCCTACGAGGTCGCCAAATGGGGCATCCGGGCCTACTGGCTGCTGTTGCCGTTCTCGATCGCCGGTGCGGTGCTGCTGCGCCGGAGACGCGACACGCTGGTGATCCTGATGGCTCCGGTGATCCTCGGGGTGGCCGTGGCCGCCGTCGTCTACGGCTCGACGCGGTTCCGCGTGATCATGGAGCCGGTGCTCGTCGTCCTCGGCGGCGTCGCGATGGACGCGTTGTGGTCGTGGATCGCCGCGCGGCGTCAGGCGCGGTCGCCGTCGGCGTCCGACGCCGCCAGCAGCGCGCCCGCCAGGGCGACGCCGACGAGCGTCAGGGCCGGCATCTCCCAGTCCCAGTCGATCGCGCCGTGGAACGCGTAG